The Brachyspira hyodysenteriae ATCC 27164 sequence CACACAAGCAGAATAAAAGCTATTGATTTAGAAAGAGGTTTCTTTAATAATTTAATAGAAGAATACAATAAATAAAAAACAATAAAGGGCTTTAAGTCAATTAAAAATTCAAAGCCCTTTATATTATGTTACCTAATAAAAAAATTAAATTTCCTCGCCGTTCTCTATTTTTGTAAGCAAGTCAACTCTTCTGGCATGCCTTCCGCCTTCATATTCAGCATCAAGCCATTCTTTTACTATCATCTTAGCCAAATCAACACCCACTACCCTAGCACCGAAAGCTATAATATTAGAATTATTATGCTGTTTGGAAAGTTTAGCAGAATAAGGCTCACTGCAAACTGCAGCTCTTATACCTTTTACTTTATTAGCAGCAAGTGAAATGCCTATACCAGTTCCGCATATTAAAACACCGCATTCGCATTCTTTGCTTACAATAGCATCTGCAACTTTTTTTCCATATATAGGATAGTCAACACTTTCTGTAGTATGCGTACCAAAATCAGTAACAGTATGTCCTA is a genomic window containing:
- the rpiB gene encoding ribose 5-phosphate isomerase B, coding for MKIAIGCDHSAVDLKKEIIKYLEELGHTVTDFGTHTTESVDYPIYGKKVADAIVSKECECGVLICGTGIGISLAANKVKGIRAAVCSEPYSAKLSKQHNNSNIIAFGARVVGVDLAKMIVKEWLDAEYEGGRHARRVDLLTKIENGEEI